The following DNA comes from Salvelinus sp. IW2-2015 linkage group LG1, ASM291031v2, whole genome shotgun sequence.
GGTGCCATAATGAGGGGTGCCATAATGAAGCTTGGGAGGGTGATGAGTGTTTTCCCTGCAATCATTTGTGACAGTACTGATAAGGGGAGAAACCATTGAAGGCTCATATCACTTAGTTCCCTGCTTAGCGAGAKGGATGCYATGTTTAGAgataaggaggagactccacccaaagtggggtatGAACACCACCACGGGGGAAGCCATGTCttttgtctgaatacagctggtgtcgaccctttgggaagaattcaacttggttaaagcttctctagtgtccgggAGTTATTTACTKTGAAAAAGAAGAACCTAACACTGGCTTATTGCCGTGGACATTGCACAGTTTGAGGGTTGAAGTAAAGTGCTACCGCGTGGTATTTAcctgtccagacagacagaccgacagagagaaGCTTCCATCGCAGACAGTCAGATGATTGAACAGTGAAGCTACCTGTATTGCCCAGCTGTTTTGAAAACACATTAACGTCAGTTGTTTTGTCTCAAGGTtctgtggctgtttttttttctttttctattaGCAACAGTTTTGGGTctctttgtttttttcccctctctctgctgtcgAGGAGAGTTTTGGTATAGCTCAGGCTTTCTGTTCTGGATGAACACCCCGTGCCCYTAGCTCTCAGGTTACAGCTAGTCTGCACCTGATTCCACGTTCCCCAGCCCCCTTCCCGGCCCACACGCCACACCAGCACCACAGCAGAGATGAGTGCATGCTAAGGACAGGGAATAGAGAGGACACGGCAAAACATGCAAACTGTTAAGCTTAGTAGTTCCCCTCTAGAACCGAAAGCCTAGAGTAACTTCCCTACAAGGGAATATAATTGGTGATATCAGACTTCAAAGTACATGGAGTTAGATTACGTTCAAACGAATACTTTGTATACAAGAGCCATTACCAAACAGCCCAATGCAGTATAATGCATTTTGTTCGTCCATAGACCACCATGTGCTTTGTGGGTTCAGCTCTGGCTGTTTTCCTACAAGTGCAGTCCACAACACTAGTGTGGACTGGACTTAGTCTCTACCTATTTTATCATAGAAAGGCCAGTCTAACCATGGACGAAAACATGTTATAACCCTATAATATTGCTAAGAATTCCAGCTTTCCCAGCTAGCAGCTAACTGTATATTTGACCGTTGAATTGAATCCACAAATAACGCTCGGCCTACTTTTGGATGTTATCTGCAAGGCAAAACATGGCCTCATCTTAGGGGTCTCTTTTAATGCCGGTGTTATTCTATTCTGGTCCTGGAAGCCCATAGGTTGTGCAGGTTTCTGTTCTAGCCCAGccgtaacacacctgattcaactgatCAWGGGTTTGATAATTAGTCGATTAGTTGAATCCAGTGCTGggatggaacaaaagcctgcacaccctgtgAGTCTCCAMGGGGCAGGGTTGAAGAGCACTGCTTTAGTGTCCCCTGACTTCCCCTMTGCTGCTAAAGCAGACGACAGTCTTAACAGGCTGCAGCTAAAAGGTGGGTTAGAGCAGTTAGTTAGGGGTGTAATTAGGAGGATCTGCAGGGCGTAACTTTGTTTTCCCTTTCTATAAATAGCGCTCTGTCTCTAGTTCtcgacctcctcctcttcctgtttctTTTTGTAGGACAAAGGTCGAGAGATGGCTCTGCGCGCATGTACTGTATGCTCACAATGTGGAGAAACTGGGCAGAGCGAGACGAAGAGACGAGGGACTTCAGTTGAGTTTAMTACAGAGAGGACAGGCTTGGTAGGGTACTAGCTCTAGAGGGAGAGGCTCAGTGACTATGTACAGACGTCCTAATTATATTGCCTTTACAATGTCCATGCTCATTGTTGTAAGAGTGATTCGACACTTGACATCYCAGGTCATAGTTATGTTAACAGGATGCTAAAACATTAGTGGCAGCACTGTTTCACAGCCCAGAGACAATTGTATTTACTTAACATGCTGCAGTAGTCAGTGTCCTGTTTTCTGATGGCCCAGGTCAGGATCGTTAAGGACAGACTGCCCCGTGGCTGTGGGTGTATTAGTGCTCTATAGGAGTCTAtgtgggtcccgtgtggctcagttggtagagcatggtgcttgcaacgccagggttgtgggtttgattcccatgggggaccagtatgaaaatcgATGCACTCCTTTCTGTACTCATTTCTTTCTGTACTCGTTTCTTTCTGTAGgagcgtttgctaaatgactgaaaatgtCAGGCGTAATGAGTAAACGGTGCAGCTGATACAGGGTGTCATGTTCTCTTTGCTGAGTTTCTCATCATGTCAGGTTTGAACAGAAAGTCTACTTCCTCTAGGGGCCCTTGTTAGATTTCTCACGCCATTTTTAATTCCTAatcacatgtttcatgagaaCACAGAGGCAGTCGGTAGATCTTTCCACCCTGCTCTACTTTTCAACATCCCCCACTAACAAACTTTTCTTTCGCAAACCCCCTCCCACTCCCCAAATCCCTGTTTTTGGTCAGAGGGCctgaatgaataaaaaaaataataataattatcggGGTATGAGCCAGGTTGTGCCACTCTGCAATAACAGGGTTATTTATATGAATGCCAAATTGGCAAGCCTGTAAATTGTAGGCCGTGTCATATTCCAGTTGGTTTTAGTCAGTGTATAAGCTGCTGTCAGCTCATCATAGACCCAGTGAGTACAGAACAGGAAATGAAGGCAGACAACATTGATGATGCTGTGAAACTCTCTCCGTGCTGATTGGCTAATGAAGGACCAAGCTCTGCGGTGTTCCAAAGCTGTCGAGAGGGAAACAAARTATACAAGTTCACAAACATCTCTCCTTTGTGTAGCTGTAGCCTACATCTGCCAGAAGATCATATTTTATGTCAGATGGTGCACTATTGATGATAATACCCACTGGTTCTCAAAGAACACGACTTCTAAATGCCTTGTGGTTATGTTAGGGTAATTTCCAAACATGTTATATTTCTCCATTGGGAGAAAGGAAGTCATAAGTATTCACCAAGTCCCCCATTTTTGTCACTTCCTTTTTCTTCAGGCACCTCTGTGGGCATACCTTCTGTGTGCTGTGGGCCTGTTTGTGTACCAGTCATTGGACGCCATTGACGGGAAGCAGGCCAGACGAACCAATAGTAGCTCTCCACTGGGCGAACTGTTTGACCACGGCTGTGACTCCCTCTCCACAGGTACAGCTgcccctctgtgtgtctgtgggtttGCTCTATTAGGATGTCYTTGAATCTGTGcttctatttcctctctctctctcagtgtttgTGGTCCTGGGCACCAGTATAGCAGTGCAGCTGGGCACCAACCCTGACTGGATGTTCTTCTGCTGTTTCGCTGGCATGTTCATGTTCTACTGTGCCCACTGGCAGACCTACGTCTCTGGCACCCTGCGCTTTGGCATGTGAGTGTGTCTGCGCTCCGAGGAGAGGGAGTTGGGAGACAACTGGGTTAATAGTTATAATAgatttatactgaacaagaaaataaacgcaacatgcaacaatttcaaagattttactgagttacagttcatataaggaaatcagtcaatgaatTCCCTActctggatcagaaaaccagtcggtatctggtgtgaccaccatttgcatcatgcagtgcaacatctccttcgcatagagttgatcaggctgttgattgtggcctgtggaatgttgtcccactcgtcaatggctgtgtgaagttgctggatattggcgggaactggaacacgctgtcgatccagagcatcccaaacatgctcaatgagtgacatgtctggtgagtatgtaggccatggaagaactgtgacagttgtgtgcagatccttgtgacatggggccgtgcattatcatgctgaaacatgatgtgatggaggcggatgagtggcacgacaatgggcctcagggtcacgtcacggtatctctgtgcatacaaattgccatcgataaaatgtaattgtgttcgttgtctgtatgcctgcccataccataacccaccgccaccatggggcactgttcacaacgttgacatcagcaaaccgcttgcccacatgaCTCCACACATGTacatgtgaggccggttggacgtactgccaaattctctaaaatgacgttggaggcggcttggcaacagctctggtggacattcctgtagtcagcatgccaattgcatgttccctcaaaacttgaaacatctgtggcattgtgttgtgtgacaaaactgcacattttagagtggccttttattgtccccagcacaaggtgcacctgtgtaatgagcatgatgtttaatcagcttcttgatatgccacacctgtcaagtggatgaattaccttggcaaaggagaaatgcttattaacagggatgtaaacaaatttgtgcaccaaatttgagagaaatctttttgtgcgaatggaacatttctggaatgttttttttgttcagctcatgaaacatggaaccaacactttacatgtgtcgttttatatttttgttcagtatagttagtctgggtagctatttggttaaataTTTACCTATCCGCAttgaccttttttgcactaacttttttgactcgtcacatacactgctgctactgtttaatatctgccactttattcctagttatatgcaCCTCAATTACCTTGCACCCCTAGACATCGACTCGGTACAGGtgtccttgtatatagccaagttatcgttactcattgtgtatctgttRTATTATTACgggttttacttttctattatttctctattttctttctctctgcattgttgggaagggcccgtaagcaagcatttcactgttagtccacacctgttgtttacagaGCATGTGACGAGGAGTAATCCATGCTACTGAAGGAATATTGAAACATAcgttaccgttcaaaagtttgggattagaaatgtccttgttttccatgaaaacatatatgaaattagttgcaaaatgaataggaaatatagtcaagatgttgacaaggttataaataatgatttttttattgaaataataattgtgtccttcaaactttgctttcgtcaaagaatcctccatttgcaggattacagccttgcagacctttgacATTCTAGTTGTtgatttgttgaggtaatctgaatggatttcaccccatgcttcctgaagcacctcccacaagttggattgatttgatgggcacttcttaRGtaccatatggtcaagctgctcccacaacagctcaatagggttgagatccggtgactgtgctggccactccgttatagacagaataccagctgactgcttcttccctaaatagctcttgcatagtttggagctgtgctttgggtcattgtcctgttgtaggaggaaattggctccaattaagtgcgtccacagggtatggcatggctttgcaaaatggagtgatagccttccttcttcaaaatCCCTTTTACTCTGTACAAATcttccactttaccaccaccaaagcacccccagaccatcacattgcctccaccatgcttgacagatggcgtcaagcactcatCCAGAATGTTCTtttttgtgatccgaacacctcaaacttagattcgtctgtccataacacttttttccaatcttcctctgtccagtgtctgtgttcttttgcccatcttaatcttttatttttattggacagtCTGAGATAMggctttttctttgcaacactgcctagaaggccagcatccKggagtcgcctcttcactgttgacYttgagactggtgttttgcgggtactatttaatgaagctgccagttgaggacttgaggRgtctgtttctcaaactagacactctaatgtacttgtcctcttgctcagttgagATCTTcggtttcttgtcaatttctcacatggaatagccttcttttctcagaacaagaatagactgacgagtttcagaagaaagttatttgtttctgcccattttgagcctgtaatcgaacccacaaatgctgatgctccagatactcaactagtccaaagaaggccagttttattgcttctttaattagaacaacagttttcagctgtgctaacataattgcaaaagggttttctaatgatcaattagctaatccaagtttctcattttaaaaggctaccacaacgtaccattggaacacaggagtgatggttgctgataatgggcctctgtacgcctatgtagatattccataaagaatcagccatttccagctccaatagtcatttacaacattaacaatgtctacactgtatttctgatcaatttgatgttattttaatggattttttattttattttcaaaaacaaggacatttctaagtgaccccaaacttttgaacggtagtatacatGTTTACTATTAGTCCATCATGATTGGTTGGGAGAGCTGTGGTCAGGTGGACAGTGTTTGGGTCGGTCCATAGGGCAGCTGTGTGGCGCTGTGCTTATGGACAGAGTTGATGACTTCTGACtaacctctgctctctgcctgCTCCTCTCAGCATTGATGTGACTGAGGTGCAAATCTTCATTATAATCATGTATTTGCTGGCCGCTGTGGGAGGATCCGCTTTCTGGCAGTCACTGGtaattctgattggctcaaacttcCACTGATTGTCTGTTGGTAACTGAAATGAATGGCATAACTGAatgttgaaactgaaacagtaacTGCTATTATAACAGTGGAGTTTCCTGCATTTGGTATGTTCTAATTCTTTGTGCAGTATGATTCCTTACCATAGTAAATGCAATTTCACTTTGAGTAATGAAACAGTTTTACTGACAAGTACCCATCTTACTAACAATGTTCAGGGCTGTTTTAATATACTAAACACTCAAGTGGTGGTGACTGGTTGTTGMTTTGTAATGAATAATATCTTGCTCTCTCACCTCCACAGATCCCAGTCATAAACATCCAGATGAAAATAGTTCCAGCCATCTGRACTTTCTTAGGTGCCATCTTTTCRTGTACTAAttacttccgggttatatttacCGGAGGTAAGGGCAAAAATGGATCCACAATAGCAGTAAGTCGACACTCGCGCTCAATTCCAAATCGACCTGTAGCCTAGTCCCTGACCTTCATGTAGATGGGCATATCAACTTAATGGTAGTCACTCCTTGCCCTGATAGACTCAGATTMTTTCTCTCCGTATTGCTCACATATTTCCACTCCTTTAAGATCTACAGAAATGCCTAGGGGGAAGGGGCAATCTGACATCAGTCCTTCTCCCAAATTCCTTCACCAACACTGACACAAGGTAGTTCACAATCACTATGTAGGCTTTGCCATGTACCTTCTAGAGATGGTGAAGCTAGCTTGATGTGCTTGTGTACTTGTTTCATCCATTTTACGGAGCTATCTATTAGCTTCAGAGGAAATGAAGGATGTGTGTAAAGACTGTTGGACCTGATCCCAGTTCAGTTGTCGGAGCGATATCAGTGTTTGTCACATGGAAGTAATTACTTTATATGTTTTCCTTCgggagatactgtatgttatggcACCTAGTTATACACAAATTATAAGAGGCCATCTGCGTTCTTTTAAGGTCCTTAATAGTGTCTGTTCCAGGTGCATAAAATTCTAAATAAGAATACTGGAAGAGATGGAGACCCGCACTGTCAAACAAAGGAATAAATCCAAAACTGAGGCTTGAACGCAAAATAAAGATGTTTGTTTCGGCACCATGATGTTTTAATAATCATAGTGCATAAATGAAAggtgaaaacaaaacacaaatgttTCGGCCTAAGGTGATGGTGGATTATACACACCAGCGTTCATTYCTGTGTGTTTTCTTTCACCCTAACTGCACTCCCATGTCATTCACATACTGTATCATTGTGGCCTATTAATGTRGTTtattatacagtatctctctcttttctccctctcttctccagggaACCAGTGTCCTATCTCCTGTGTTACATATAGGCTCAGTAATAATACTGGCCATGATGATCTATAAGATGTCAGCTATCCAGTTGTTTGAGAAGCACCCCTGTGTTTATATCCTGGCCTTTGGCTTCGTGTCGGCCAAGATCACCAACAAATTAGTTGTAAGTGTGGCGCGCTGCTAATTGGTGTAATGCAATACCTGTGCATCCTGTGTAAATGTGCTTGGATGTAAGAACGTTTATGACGTAAATGAATGTCATCAATGTAAATGTGCTTGCTGATTGGAGCATGACTGATGCCTGTGTCTTGTTTGTTTCAGGTAGCACATATGACAAAGAGTGAGATGCATCTCCATGATATAGCATTCCTGGGGCCAGGCCTGCTGTTCCTGGACCAGTATTTCAACAGTTTTATTGATGAATACCTGGTGCTGTGGATTGCGctggtgagtacacacacacacacgcacatctccATGACATAGAGGTCTATAGTATCTGAGCAAGTCCAGGGTGAAGTTATGCAACAACAATGCATGAGGGCATGCAATCTGCAGCATGTGTTTTAATGACAACATGTATCTTTGAAATGAACCATCAGTCTGATCATATCCAACACTAATTGTATTTCACTCTGAAAGGTATAAAGACT
Coding sequences within:
- the LOC111963366 gene encoding choline/ethanolaminephosphotransferase 1, with the translated sequence MNVTGYQQQQGGFRTCRGTLRERDPRQGVGMETACCLAPGALRRLIELPSPPLNRHQLKRLEEHRYSSAGRSLLEPLMQRYWEWLVGRVPAWIAPNLITIVGLATNVFTTLVLVYYCPTATEQAPLWAYLLCAVGLFVYQSLDAIDGKQARRTNSSSPLGELFDHGCDSLSTVFVVLGTSIAVQLGTNPDWMFFCCFAGMFMFYCAHWQTYVSGTLRFGIIDVTEVQIFIIIMYLLAAVGGSAFWQSLIPVINIQMKIVPAIXTFLGAIFSCTNYFRVIFTGGKGKNGSTIAGTSVLSPVLHIGSVIILAMMIYKMSAIQLFEKHPCVYILAFGFVSAKITNKLVVAHMTKSEMHLHDIAFLGPGLLFLDQYFNSFIDEYLVLWIALILSFVDLVRYCVSVCNQIASHLHIFVFRIKPLTPSTLQ